Part of the Desulfohalovibrio reitneri genome is shown below.
AATCATCGGCGCGGTGGAGGTTGCCCGGCCCATCGTCACGGCCGAGCTGGCCCGGGCCGTGCCCAAGTTCGACGTGGGCGGCCACGGCTTCTCCTTCGCCTTCACCGGGGACGGGCGGGTTGTCATCCGGCCCGGGGACAAGCTGGCCGTGAATCTGGGAAGGCTCTCCTACGGCGATGCCTTTCTGGAGGCCGACGGGGGCCTGGTTTCCTACAACCTGGACGGCGAGGAGTGGCTGGGCCGGGTCATGTACTTCGAGCCCTGGGACATGCGTTTCGCCACGGTCGTCTCCCGCGCCGATCTCATGGCCGGAGTGAATGAACAGATCATCACCGGCGGCGGCATCGCCGCGGCCGTGGCCCTGGCGGCTTCCCTGCTGGTCATCTGGCTGACCAGCCGCACCCTCATGCGGCCCATGTACGGCTTGGCCAACCTGTCCCGCGAGGTTTCGCGGGGCAACTTCAACGCCACTTTCGAGTACGGGGTCAACGATACCATTGGGCAGACCGTGCGGGCCATGAACTCCATGGTCGGCGAGCTCAAGGAGAAGCTGGGCTTTTCCCAGGGCGTGCTGGCCGGGCTCATCGTGCCTTGCGCCGTGGTGGACCTCGACGACCGCATCACCCACATCAACCGCGAGGCCATGGACATCCTGGGCCACAGCGGCCAGCCGGAGGAGTACCGGGGCCACCCCGTCTCGGAACTGGCCGGGGGGCCGTGCCGCCTGGCCGACCTCACGCGGCGGGCCATGGACGAGAAGCGGCAGATCACCGAGGAGACCGAGTACCGCCGGGCCGACGGCTCCACCCTCTACCTGCGCGCCGCCGCCACCCCCATCTATGATTTGGACAAGGCCATCATGGGCGCCATGGCCATGTGGGTGGACCTGACCCGGGAGCGTGAGCAGCAGGAGCGGGTCACGGCGCAGAACGAGAAGATCGCCGAGGCTGCGGCCGACGCGGGCGACATATCCCAGCAGCTTTCCTCCGCCACCACCGAGCTGGCCGCCCAGATCGATTCCTCGGCCCGGGGCGCGGAGGAGCAGAAGGCCCGCGCCTCCGAGGCCGCCCGAGCCATGGAGCGCATGAATTCCCTGGTGGAGGAGGTCTCGGTCTCCGCCTCCACCTCCGCCGATCTCTCCGGCCGCACCCGCGGGAAAGCGGAGGAGGGCGAGGAGGTCGTGCGCGAGGCCGTGCGGGTCATGGAGCGCGTATCGGAGAAGGCGGGCGCGCTGCAAACCGATATGGGCGAGCTGGCCAAACAGGCCGAGGACATCGGCCGCATCGTCGGCGTAATCACCGACATCGCAGACCAGACCAACCTGCTGGCGCTCAACGCGGCCATCGAGGCCGCTCGCGCGGGCGAGGCGGGGCGAGGCTTCGCCGTTGTGGCCGACGAGGTGCGCAAGCTGGCGGAGAAAACCATGGGGGCCACCAAGGAGGTGGGCGAGGCCATCCGGGCCATCCAGTCCTCGGCTTCCTCCAGCGTTTCATCCACCCAGGAGGCTGCCGAGGCCCTGGACGAGGGCAACCGGCTGACCATCCGCTCCGGCGAGGCCCTCGGCGAGATCGTGAGCATGGCCCAGCGGACCGCCGAGCACGTGGAAGGCATCGTGAACGTGGTGGAGTCGCAGGCCGGTGTGTCCAGCGAGGTGAACCGCGCCAGCGAGCGGGTGGATCTCATCGCCGGGGAAACCGCCGAGGCCATGCGCCATTCCAGGGAGGCCATCACCGACCTGGAGAAGCTGGCCGGGACCCTGAAACAGGTCATCGAGGGCATGCGCTCCTAGTGCATTGTTACGGTTTGGTGACGAATCGTGTTGTCACTCGGGCTGCCGACGGAAAAAAGCTGTCGAATAAGCGTTTTGAGCGGATTCGGCTTGTTTCCGAAATGTCATATGGCAACCAAGCAAGTGTAACACGTGGATCATATCAAGTTGAGGTTCGAAGAGGTTGCTCAAACGGGAATCATCCCAAAGTTCGTAAGGAGGAGTTACATGCGTAACATGTTGAGGCTCGCCGTTGTATTCGCCGCGCTGCTGGCCCTTGGGGTCGGCACCGCCCACGCCCGCGACCAGATCCGGATCGTGGGTTCTTCCACCGTCTATCCCTTCGCCAGCTACGTCTCCGAGGAGTTCGGCGCCACCACCGACTTCAAGACCCCGGTCATCGAGTCCACCGGCTCCGGCGGCGGCCACAAGCTGTTCGGCGCCGGCGTGGGCGTGTCCACCCCGGACATCACCAACTCCTCCCGCCGCATGAAGATCAAGGAGTTCGAGCGCGCCCAGTCCAACGGCGTCGAAGGCATCACCGAGGCCGTCATCGGCTACGACGGCATCGCCATCGCCCAGAACGTGGCCAACGACCCCGTCGACCTGACCCTGGAGCAGCTGCACCTGGCCGTTGCCGCCGAGGTGCCCCAGGACGGCAAGCTGGTGAAGAACCCCTACACCAACTGGAACGAAATCGATTCCAGCCTGCCCAACCGCAAGATCATGATCTACGGCCCCCCGACGACCTCCGGCACCCGTGACGCCTTCGAGGAGCTGGTCATGGAGGCCGCTTCCGAGGAAATGCCCGAGTACGGCGGCGAGTACACCAAGATCCGCCAGGACGGCCCCTACGTGCCCGCCGGCGAGAACGACAACCTCATCGTGCAGCGCCTGACCAAGGACCGCGACGCCTTCGGCATCTTCGGCTACTCCTTCCTGGCCGAGAACCAGGACCGCATCCAGGGCGCCTCCATCGAGGGAGTGAAGCCCAAGCCCGAGGCCATCTCCTCCGGCGACTACCCCATTTCCCGCTCCCTGTTCTTCTACGTGAAGAACGCCCACATCGGGCAGGTTCCCGGCGTCAAGGAGTACGTGGAGATGTTCATGTCCGAGAAGATGATCGGCCCCGGCGGCCTGCTGCAGCGCATTGGTCTGATCCCCCTGCCTGACAGCGTGCGCGCCAAGATGCAGGAGAAGGTGACCAGCTTCACCCCCATGACCAAATCCCAGCTCGAAAGCGGCGACCTCTTCTAGAGAGTTGACGCCACCACGCAGAGAACAGTAAGGCCAGCCCGGGGGGACATCCCCCGGGCTGGCCATCTTTCCTCAAGTCTTTTTCAGTCGAGGCGGAACGTGAGCACCTCCTTCGTCTTCCAATACCTGCTACTCGGATTGATCCCCCTGGGCGTCCTGGCCTTCTTCCTGTCCCGCTCCCGGGTCAGGGTCGGACAGGCCAGGGGTGAGAGGTTCCATTCCACTTCCGGCTCCTACGGCTGGTACGGGGCCCTGTGGGTCGTCCTGCCGCCGCTCATCGTGGCCGTGCTGGCCGCCTTCGGGGAGTTGGTGCATCTGTGGGAGGTCCCCGGGCCGATGCTCCTGGCCGCCGGGCTGGGGCTGGGCGCGGCCGGGCTGCTCTTCGCCCTGCGCCGCATCGCCCCGGATCTGCGCGCGCGCGACAAGGTGGAGAAGGTCATCGTCTGGACCCTCATCGTCTCCAGCCTCATCTCCATTCTGACCACCATCGGCATCGTCATCTCCATCGTCGTCGAAGCCATCCGCTTCTTCAACATCGTTTCCCTGTGGGATTTCCTCACCGGCACGACCTGGAGCCCGGACACCGCCTTCCTGGGCGGCGCGGGCCGGGCCGGGGAGAACGTGGCCGAACCGGAGTTCGGTTCGGTGCCCATCTTCGCGGGCACCTTTATGATCACGGCCATCGCCATGCTGGTGGCCATCCCCATCGGGCTGTTTGCGGCCATCTTCATGTCCGAATACGCGGACACCCGCACCCGCAAGTTCGCCAAGCCCACCCTGGAAATCCTGGCCGGCATCCCCACCGTGGTCTACGGCTACTTCGCGGCCATCACCGTCAGCCCGCTCATCGTCAGGGCCGTCGAAGCAGTGGGCCTCAACGCCGATTACACCAACGCCCTTGCCCCGGGTTTGGTCATGGGCGTGATGATCATTCCCCTGGTCTCCTCCCTCTCCGACGATGTCATCAGTTCCGTGCCCCAGCACATGCGCGAGGGATCCTACGCCCTGGGAGCCACCACCTCGGAGACCATCAAGAAGGTGGTGCTGCCCGCTGCCCT
Proteins encoded:
- a CDS encoding methyl-accepting chemotaxis protein, with protein sequence MLRKIPFRTKLVIASLFIVFVTLACMAATQFVTTKRGYLRNGQETLSNVSRSLRELASLQHDLKKKNAASDLSIMRTQFELKGFPIVQPLMEVEAPLRSQRGGQPAKATLPGFKLGPKFLHEDTGLVDKVTDLTGAWASVLQLHEDRLIRVSTSVQADGGRASWTYLENDSPAYQALERGEPVTARAWVGDGWAMAAYAPVKDMGDQIIGAVEVARPIVTAELARAVPKFDVGGHGFSFAFTGDGRVVIRPGDKLAVNLGRLSYGDAFLEADGGLVSYNLDGEEWLGRVMYFEPWDMRFATVVSRADLMAGVNEQIITGGGIAAAVALAASLLVIWLTSRTLMRPMYGLANLSREVSRGNFNATFEYGVNDTIGQTVRAMNSMVGELKEKLGFSQGVLAGLIVPCAVVDLDDRITHINREAMDILGHSGQPEEYRGHPVSELAGGPCRLADLTRRAMDEKRQITEETEYRRADGSTLYLRAAATPIYDLDKAIMGAMAMWVDLTREREQQERVTAQNEKIAEAAADAGDISQQLSSATTELAAQIDSSARGAEEQKARASEAARAMERMNSLVEEVSVSASTSADLSGRTRGKAEEGEEVVREAVRVMERVSEKAGALQTDMGELAKQAEDIGRIVGVITDIADQTNLLALNAAIEAARAGEAGRGFAVVADEVRKLAEKTMGATKEVGEAIRAIQSSASSSVSSTQEAAEALDEGNRLTIRSGEALGEIVSMAQRTAEHVEGIVNVVESQAGVSSEVNRASERVDLIAGETAEAMRHSREAITDLEKLAGTLKQVIEGMRS
- a CDS encoding PstS family phosphate ABC transporter substrate-binding protein, with product MRNMLRLAVVFAALLALGVGTAHARDQIRIVGSSTVYPFASYVSEEFGATTDFKTPVIESTGSGGGHKLFGAGVGVSTPDITNSSRRMKIKEFERAQSNGVEGITEAVIGYDGIAIAQNVANDPVDLTLEQLHLAVAAEVPQDGKLVKNPYTNWNEIDSSLPNRKIMIYGPPTTSGTRDAFEELVMEAASEEMPEYGGEYTKIRQDGPYVPAGENDNLIVQRLTKDRDAFGIFGYSFLAENQDRIQGASIEGVKPKPEAISSGDYPISRSLFFYVKNAHIGQVPGVKEYVEMFMSEKMIGPGGLLQRIGLIPLPDSVRAKMQEKVTSFTPMTKSQLESGDLF
- the pstC gene encoding phosphate ABC transporter permease subunit PstC, with amino-acid sequence MSTSFVFQYLLLGLIPLGVLAFFLSRSRVRVGQARGERFHSTSGSYGWYGALWVVLPPLIVAVLAAFGELVHLWEVPGPMLLAAGLGLGAAGLLFALRRIAPDLRARDKVEKVIVWTLIVSSLISILTTIGIVISIVVEAIRFFNIVSLWDFLTGTTWSPDTAFLGGAGRAGENVAEPEFGSVPIFAGTFMITAIAMLVAIPIGLFAAIFMSEYADTRTRKFAKPTLEILAGIPTVVYGYFAAITVSPLIVRAVEAVGLNADYTNALAPGLVMGVMIIPLVSSLSDDVISSVPQHMREGSYALGATTSETIKKVVLPAALPGVVSAFLLAVSRAVGETMIVVMAAGLRPNLTANPLEGMTTVTVRIVAALTGDQSFDSPETLSAFGLGLVLLVLTLVLNVISLVIIRKFRQKYE